One Pyrococcus furiosus DSM 3638 genomic region harbors:
- a CDS encoding DMT family transporter: protein MLGIILGLISAFCWGSASVLVKVGLKDKSPVYANVIRLYFSATTYVLIFLITGRLELLVSLPIKYHILAFISGQFGFVIGDYFYFSALKRLGVSRTVPITSTYPLWTILWAFLLGKEITVLTVIGAVLIVIGIVIVRKAETEENVDPVGILYAFLTPIFWSLAIIIMDWLSSRIESLSLAGLRIIYAAVGITFVSWRYLPEFKKATRKELLVLSLAGLLGLVVAQYSFVKGTALVGAEIVTPVTAINPMISTLLAIGLLKEPFNKKILISLILIITGIILISQA, encoded by the coding sequence GTGTTGGGGATAATCTTAGGGCTAATCTCAGCATTTTGTTGGGGAAGTGCCTCTGTCCTAGTTAAAGTTGGGTTAAAGGATAAGAGTCCAGTATATGCTAACGTTATAAGGCTTTACTTCTCCGCAACAACCTACGTATTAATATTTCTGATTACTGGAAGACTTGAGCTATTGGTCTCTTTGCCAATAAAGTACCACATTTTGGCGTTTATTTCTGGTCAGTTTGGCTTTGTTATTGGCGATTATTTTTACTTCTCTGCTCTTAAACGGTTGGGAGTTTCAAGAACAGTTCCAATAACATCCACATATCCTCTTTGGACAATATTGTGGGCATTTTTGCTGGGTAAAGAAATTACAGTGTTAACTGTTATTGGCGCTGTTTTAATCGTTATAGGCATAGTAATTGTTAGGAAAGCAGAGACAGAAGAGAATGTTGATCCTGTAGGTATTTTATATGCCTTCCTAACTCCAATATTTTGGAGCTTGGCGATTATAATTATGGACTGGCTCTCTTCACGGATAGAATCTCTATCCCTAGCAGGACTAAGGATAATTTACGCGGCTGTTGGGATAACTTTCGTCTCTTGGAGGTATCTTCCAGAATTTAAAAAAGCAACAAGAAAAGAACTTTTAGTTCTTAGTCTTGCTGGACTCTTGGGATTAGTTGTGGCTCAGTATTCATTCGTAAAAGGTACTGCATTGGTGGGTGCTGAAATAGTGACTCCGGTTACCGCTATTAACCCAATGATTTCCACATTGTTGGCTATTGGATTACTTAAAGAGCCCTTCAACAAGAAAATATTGATTAGTCTAATCCTAATCATAACAGGAATAATACTAATTAGTCAAGCTTGA
- a CDS encoding DUF460 domain-containing protein, with protein sequence MGIDIVSENPKKFAVVIWFNGKLERKGEFTLPRLIRYIRTKKPDIVAMDSITELGEDLKFFLRSLPEGTKLVQVTGKPGEQKSLWSLAREYGIRTGGDKFDPFEEAKISALLASKGVGYEVLAFEDEVLITVTRGRSQGKGGWSQDRYRRRVYNLVQAKVRQIEDILRRADIPFDLEIEERDYGVSKGEFKVYASREELAGLVRPMRGGDVEIRITPVERKTLEFVPLKAEVEIEKRKSIIVGLDPGITVGIAAVDLDGNVVAVYSEKNMALSEIVRFISELGHPIIIATDVNPAPGLVEKIARSFKAQLFVPRESLKVEEKNELLRNLGITVDDDHQRDALAAAYKAYLRYKPKLEHIEARLKESGLWTKRNEIKALVLSGYSLGEAIMKVKFQEKPRMEKPKEKEVSEVDVTPYMEKIKELTKTIAELERENKELRAIIEEQRKIIEKLERKLEEFDENIRARILKEREIKARDERIAMLEKKLKEEKEKVEILAKKLAQMRKMRWLELSGKVYPLKIIEELTWKGLEKAEKEFEIKKGDILYIINPAGAGKKLGEYLVSKRPRAIISRANLPFSIYELLMEERIPVLLENTDIEVIWLDEFAVVKRDELETAIKKRIEEWEEEKREKELESVLRVIEEYKIERIKELVRKAEEEGQ encoded by the coding sequence ATGGGAATTGATATTGTAAGTGAGAATCCAAAAAAGTTTGCTGTTGTAATTTGGTTTAATGGTAAATTGGAGAGAAAAGGAGAATTTACACTACCAAGGCTCATTCGATACATTAGAACTAAAAAGCCAGACATAGTTGCAATGGATAGTATAACTGAACTTGGAGAAGACTTGAAATTTTTCTTAAGGTCTCTTCCTGAAGGTACTAAACTTGTACAAGTTACTGGAAAACCGGGTGAGCAAAAATCTCTCTGGTCATTGGCGAGAGAGTATGGAATTCGGACTGGAGGAGATAAGTTTGATCCATTCGAAGAAGCAAAGATTTCTGCCCTCCTTGCCTCTAAAGGCGTTGGATATGAAGTGTTAGCATTTGAAGATGAAGTCCTAATAACTGTTACGAGAGGTAGGAGCCAGGGAAAGGGTGGATGGAGTCAGGATAGATACAGAAGAAGAGTTTATAACTTGGTTCAGGCCAAAGTTAGGCAAATAGAGGATATTCTCAGGAGAGCAGACATACCTTTTGACTTGGAAATTGAAGAAAGAGATTATGGGGTATCCAAAGGGGAATTCAAAGTTTATGCGAGTAGGGAGGAGCTTGCAGGCCTTGTTCGGCCCATGAGAGGGGGAGACGTAGAGATTAGGATAACTCCCGTTGAGAGAAAAACACTTGAGTTCGTACCACTTAAAGCAGAAGTTGAAATTGAGAAGAGGAAGAGCATAATAGTTGGACTTGATCCAGGAATAACGGTTGGAATAGCTGCTGTGGATTTAGATGGTAATGTAGTAGCAGTCTACAGTGAAAAAAATATGGCTTTGAGCGAAATAGTTAGGTTCATCAGCGAGCTAGGACATCCTATAATTATAGCCACTGACGTAAATCCTGCCCCAGGACTTGTTGAGAAAATTGCAAGATCATTTAAAGCTCAACTCTTTGTTCCCAGGGAGAGCTTAAAAGTTGAAGAGAAAAACGAGCTTCTAAGGAATCTTGGAATTACAGTTGATGATGATCATCAAAGAGATGCCCTAGCAGCAGCATATAAGGCTTATCTAAGATATAAACCAAAACTTGAACACATTGAGGCCAGACTCAAAGAAAGTGGCTTATGGACAAAGAGAAATGAGATAAAAGCACTAGTTCTATCTGGTTATAGCCTAGGAGAGGCCATTATGAAAGTGAAATTCCAAGAAAAGCCGAGAATGGAGAAACCAAAAGAGAAGGAAGTAAGCGAAGTTGATGTAACTCCATATATGGAGAAAATAAAGGAGCTAACGAAGACAATAGCAGAACTTGAAAGAGAAAACAAAGAGTTGAGAGCTATAATAGAAGAGCAAAGAAAAATAATAGAAAAGCTTGAAAGAAAGCTTGAGGAATTTGATGAAAATATTAGAGCGCGCATTCTAAAGGAGAGAGAAATTAAGGCAAGAGATGAAAGAATTGCAATGTTAGAAAAGAAATTAAAAGAAGAAAAGGAAAAAGTTGAGATTTTGGCAAAGAAGCTAGCTCAAATGAGAAAAATGCGGTGGTTGGAGCTCAGCGGTAAGGTTTATCCGCTTAAGATCATAGAAGAATTAACATGGAAGGGACTGGAAAAAGCGGAAAAAGAATTTGAGATTAAAAAGGGGGATATACTGTACATAATAAACCCGGCAGGAGCCGGAAAGAAACTTGGGGAATACTTAGTGAGCAAAAGACCAAGAGCTATTATTTCTCGGGCAAATCTTCCATTTTCAATATATGAACTCCTAATGGAAGAAAGAATTCCTGTTCTGCTTGAGAATACTGACATTGAAGTTATTTGGTTAGATGAATTTGCCGTTGTTAAAAGAGATGAACTTGAGACTGCTATCAAGAAGAGGATTGAAGAATGGGAGGAAGAAAAGAGAGAAAAAGAACTTGAAAGTGTTCTCAGAGTTATTGAAGAATACAAGATTGAGAGAATTAAAGAGTTAGTGAGAAAAGCTGAGGAGGAGGGACAATGA
- the minD gene encoding cell division ATPase MinD, whose protein sequence is MGRIISIVSGKGGTGKTTVTANLSVALGDRGRKVLAVDGDLTMANLSLVLGVDDPDVTLHDVLAGEANVEDAIYMTQFDNVYVLPGAVDWEHVLKADPRKLPEVIKSLKDKFDFILIDCPAGLQLDAMSAMLSGEEALLVTNPEISCLTDTMKVGIVLKKAGLAILGFVLNRYGRSDRDIPPEAAEDVMEVPLLAVIPEDPAIREGTLEGIPAVKYKPESKGAKAFVKLAEEIEKLAGLKARVMY, encoded by the coding sequence ATGGGGAGGATAATCTCGATAGTTTCAGGAAAAGGAGGTACTGGAAAAACTACGGTAACTGCAAATCTCTCAGTAGCATTAGGAGATCGTGGAAGAAAAGTTCTTGCGGTCGATGGAGATTTAACAATGGCTAATCTAAGCTTAGTTTTAGGGGTAGATGATCCTGATGTTACTCTTCATGATGTCCTCGCTGGAGAAGCTAATGTGGAAGATGCAATATATATGACCCAATTTGATAACGTCTATGTACTTCCAGGCGCTGTAGACTGGGAACATGTTTTAAAAGCTGATCCGAGAAAGTTGCCAGAGGTAATAAAGTCTCTTAAGGACAAATTTGATTTTATTCTGATTGACTGTCCAGCGGGACTTCAACTAGATGCAATGAGTGCAATGCTTAGCGGAGAAGAGGCACTCCTTGTAACTAATCCCGAGATTTCCTGTCTTACCGATACAATGAAGGTTGGAATAGTCCTGAAAAAAGCTGGATTGGCAATTCTAGGATTTGTTTTAAATAGATATGGCCGAAGTGATAGGGATATTCCCCCAGAAGCTGCAGAAGATGTAATGGAGGTTCCACTCCTTGCTGTAATTCCAGAAGATCCAGCCATTAGAGAAGGAACCTTAGAAGGGATTCCAGCAGTTAAGTATAAGCCCGAAAGTAAAGGAGCCAAGGCTTTTGTTAAGCTTGCAGAAGAAATTGAAAAACTTGCAGGCCTTAAAGCGAGAGTCATGTACTAG
- the tfe gene encoding transcription factor E, whose amino-acid sequence MGRDKKNTALLDIARDIGGDEAVEVVKALEKKGEATDEELAELTGVRVNTVRKILYALYDAKLATFRRVRDDETGWYYYYWRIDTKRLPEVIRTRKLQELEKLKQMLQEETSETYYHCGTPGHPKLTFDEAFEYGFQCPICGEILYEYDNSKIIEELKKRIEELEIELGLRSPPKEEKPKKATRRKKSRSGKKKK is encoded by the coding sequence ATGGGCAGAGACAAAAAAAATACAGCGCTTCTAGATATTGCAAGAGATATAGGAGGAGATGAAGCTGTAGAAGTTGTAAAAGCCTTAGAAAAGAAAGGAGAAGCAACAGATGAGGAATTGGCAGAATTAACTGGAGTAAGAGTTAATACGGTGAGAAAAATCTTATACGCCCTGTACGATGCTAAGCTTGCAACCTTTAGAAGAGTTAGAGATGACGAGACTGGTTGGTATTATTATTACTGGCGCATTGATACTAAAAGATTACCGGAGGTTATTAGAACAAGAAAGTTGCAAGAGCTTGAAAAGTTAAAGCAGATGCTTCAGGAAGAAACCAGCGAGACCTATTATCACTGTGGAACTCCAGGGCATCCAAAGCTAACATTTGACGAGGCCTTTGAGTACGGGTTCCAATGTCCAATATGTGGAGAGATACTTTACGAGTATGACAACTCAAAAATAATTGAAGAACTCAAAAAGCGAATTGAAGAATTAGAGATTGAACTCGGACTGAGAAGTCCACCAAAAGAAGAAAAACCAAAAAAAGCAACAAGAAGAAAAAAGTCAAGATCAGGGAAAAAGAAGAAATAA
- a CDS encoding DUF2110 family protein, which yields MEVIIPQKIYGDRSGIEKLNKKLKSLLGDLDVKWRIAITKKQWVKIILQGEDSEISANLIREEFGEIPRSLSNVNVGDIFVGRLIDLGKVGYGVYVDIGILTPRPKDALLPLYWLKRTFEDKPVRQMIREFGWVDNLPVEVRIEKVERLAQEIEVYLTEKWIKKLKGWLTDKHDKLFIAGTISENVENALIQTGHSRDVRRIEELGLMETMLILKKGTHAPGIIKEIGPYIRAAKIGAIKFED from the coding sequence ATGGAAGTTATAATACCTCAAAAGATCTATGGGGATAGAAGTGGAATTGAAAAATTGAATAAGAAGTTAAAATCTCTCTTAGGAGATTTGGATGTTAAATGGAGGATTGCTATAACCAAGAAACAGTGGGTCAAGATAATTTTGCAAGGAGAAGATAGTGAAATATCAGCGAATCTAATTAGAGAAGAGTTTGGGGAAATTCCAAGATCTCTTTCAAATGTGAATGTTGGCGATATTTTTGTTGGAAGGTTAATTGATTTAGGAAAAGTTGGTTATGGAGTCTATGTTGATATTGGAATTTTAACTCCTAGGCCAAAAGATGCCCTATTGCCTCTCTACTGGCTAAAGAGGACATTTGAAGATAAACCAGTCCGACAAATGATAAGAGAATTTGGATGGGTGGATAACTTACCAGTTGAAGTAAGGATAGAGAAAGTAGAAAGACTTGCCCAGGAAATCGAAGTTTATCTTACAGAAAAATGGATAAAAAAGCTTAAAGGATGGCTAACAGACAAACATGACAAGCTTTTCATAGCAGGAACAATAAGTGAGAATGTAGAAAATGCTTTAATACAGACAGGACACAGCAGAGATGTAAGGAGGATAGAAGAGCTAGGACTTATGGAAACGATGCTCATTCTGAAGAAGGGCACTCACGCACCAGGAATTATTAAAGAAATTGGGCCATATATAAGGGCCGCAAAAATAGGAGCCATAAAATTTGAAGATTAA
- a CDS encoding 30S ribosomal protein S6e, producing MATFKLVISDPKSGIAKQVEITGAETEKLIGKRIGDQIPAKELNINLNELFGKEFPEDVKLEIRGGTDKDGFPMRPDIHGPRRVRVLLSKGPGFRPKEKGERRKKTVRGNTISPEIVQVNVKLVY from the coding sequence ATGGCGACTTTCAAGCTTGTTATATCCGATCCTAAGAGTGGGATAGCAAAGCAGGTGGAAATTACAGGAGCAGAGACGGAAAAACTCATTGGAAAGAGAATAGGTGATCAGATCCCAGCAAAAGAGCTAAACATAAACTTAAACGAACTGTTTGGAAAAGAATTCCCAGAGGACGTGAAGTTAGAGATAAGAGGAGGAACAGACAAAGATGGATTCCCAATGAGGCCTGACATTCATGGTCCTAGAAGGGTAAGAGTTCTACTCTCCAAAGGGCCAGGATTTAGACCTAAGGAAAAGGGAGAAAGAAGAAAGAAAACTGTGAGAGGGAACACTATTAGCCCCGAAATAGTTCAAGTAAATGTAAAGCTTGTATATTGA
- a CDS encoding ATP-binding protein: protein MDREEMIERFANFLREYTDEDGNPVYRGKITDLLTITPKRSVAIDWMHLNSFDSELAHEVIENPEEGISAAEDAIQIVLREDFQREDVGKIHARFYNLPETLMVKDIGAEHINKLIQVEGIVTRVGEIKPFVSVAVFVCKDCGHEMIVPQKPYESLEKVKKCEQCGSKNIELDVNKSSFVNFQSFRIQDRPETLKGGEMPRFIDGILLDDIVDVALPGDRVIVTGILRVVLEKREKTPIFRKILEVNHIEPVSKEIQELEISPEEEQIIKELAKRKDIVDAIVDSIAPAIYGYKEVKKGIALALFGGVSRKLPDGTRLRGDIHVLLVGDPGVAKSQILRYVANLAPRAIYTSGKSSSAAGLCVAPDSLVVVNDKVQEIGKLTEEWGREVGFLEYSSGIFYAPYLGRGISLDLVTGKVKPSVVSKVWKLKSPEELVTIKTITGKEITVTPETKLLTFNGTLEWKEAGKIKPGDYVLTVKKLHINGKQETLDEKLAYKRGLSLSDPLEFFSSSERTISAYLKGIFDKVGRLVGDTAVIKVDKDMAKRLQILLLRLGIVSSVDETGKVIIGREYIQKILGYNVSVVTHEVELFREFIAEISKFYGTSEEDVYSSLHEKGELDIGTVPVELPEGLREEINRERATYSELVKIAQEIKDEKLYNKLAWILSEVTEEEAKIKEKVNTLKVILSSDLIPERVESVKIIKSPYPYVYDLTVEGSHSFIANGFVVHNTAAAVRDEFTGGWVLEAGALVLADGGYALIDELDKMSDRDRSVIHEALEQQTISISKAGITATLNARTTVIAAANPKQGRFNRMKNPFEQIDLPPTLLSRFDLIFVLIDEPDDKIDSEVARHILRVRRGESEVVAPKIPHEILRKYIAYARKNIHPVISEEAMEEIEKYYVRMRKSVKKTKGEEEGIPPIPITARQLEALIRLSEAHARMRLSPIVTREDAREAIKLMEYTLKQIAMDETGQIDVTILELGQSARKLSKIEKILDIIEKLQKTSERGAHVNDILEEAKKAGIEKQEAREILEKLLEKGQIYMPESGYYKTV from the coding sequence GTGGACAGGGAGGAGATGATTGAGAGATTTGCAAACTTCCTTAGGGAGTATACAGACGAAGATGGTAACCCAGTATACAGAGGTAAAATAACTGATTTACTTACAATAACACCCAAGAGGTCTGTTGCAATAGACTGGATGCACCTAAATTCCTTTGACTCAGAGCTAGCTCATGAAGTTATAGAGAACCCCGAAGAAGGAATAAGTGCCGCAGAAGATGCAATCCAGATTGTATTACGAGAAGACTTCCAAAGAGAAGACGTGGGAAAAATACACGCAAGGTTTTATAATTTGCCAGAAACCCTAATGGTCAAAGACATTGGGGCAGAGCACATCAACAAGTTAATTCAAGTAGAAGGAATCGTGACGAGAGTAGGAGAAATTAAGCCCTTTGTCTCTGTGGCAGTTTTCGTATGTAAGGACTGCGGTCATGAAATGATAGTGCCTCAAAAACCCTATGAAAGCCTTGAAAAAGTTAAGAAGTGCGAACAATGTGGAAGCAAAAATATAGAACTAGATGTTAACAAGAGCTCCTTCGTAAACTTCCAGAGCTTTAGGATTCAGGATAGACCAGAAACCCTAAAAGGAGGAGAAATGCCAAGGTTTATCGATGGTATTCTGCTTGATGACATAGTGGATGTAGCCCTCCCAGGAGACAGAGTTATTGTAACAGGAATTTTGAGAGTCGTTCTTGAAAAGAGAGAGAAAACTCCAATATTTAGAAAAATCCTCGAGGTAAATCACATTGAACCTGTTAGTAAAGAGATACAAGAATTAGAAATTTCTCCAGAAGAGGAGCAGATAATAAAGGAGCTAGCAAAAAGAAAAGACATAGTAGATGCAATAGTTGATTCAATAGCTCCTGCCATATATGGATACAAAGAAGTCAAGAAGGGAATAGCACTTGCCCTGTTTGGAGGAGTTTCAAGAAAGTTACCTGATGGAACTAGGCTTAGAGGAGATATACATGTCCTCCTGGTCGGAGACCCAGGAGTTGCAAAGAGCCAGATTTTAAGGTATGTGGCAAACCTCGCTCCTAGGGCCATTTACACTTCAGGAAAAAGTAGTTCCGCAGCAGGTCTTTGTGTAGCTCCCGATTCTTTAGTGGTAGTGAATGACAAAGTTCAAGAAATAGGAAAGCTAACGGAAGAATGGGGAAGAGAAGTAGGCTTCCTAGAATACTCAAGTGGGATTTTCTATGCTCCTTACCTGGGAAGAGGAATATCCCTAGATTTAGTAACAGGGAAAGTCAAACCTTCAGTTGTTAGCAAGGTTTGGAAGTTAAAATCCCCAGAAGAATTAGTTACAATAAAGACCATTACTGGAAAAGAGATAACAGTAACTCCTGAGACAAAACTTCTGACCTTCAATGGGACACTTGAATGGAAAGAAGCTGGAAAAATAAAACCTGGAGATTACGTCCTAACGGTTAAAAAGTTACATATCAATGGGAAACAAGAAACTTTAGATGAAAAGCTTGCATACAAGCGTGGACTGTCCCTTTCCGATCCTTTGGAGTTCTTTAGTTCATCTGAGAGGACAATTTCCGCTTATCTAAAGGGAATATTTGACAAAGTCGGAAGACTCGTCGGAGATACAGCGGTCATTAAAGTCGATAAAGATATGGCAAAGAGGCTACAGATTTTATTGCTAAGGCTTGGAATAGTTTCCTCGGTAGATGAGACAGGAAAAGTCATCATTGGAAGGGAGTACATCCAGAAAATCTTAGGGTACAACGTTAGCGTCGTGACCCATGAAGTGGAGCTATTTAGAGAGTTTATAGCTGAAATATCTAAGTTCTATGGAACCAGTGAAGAGGATGTCTACAGTTCCCTCCATGAAAAAGGAGAACTCGATATAGGGACAGTTCCAGTAGAGCTCCCAGAGGGCTTAAGAGAAGAAATAAATCGTGAAAGAGCAACTTACAGTGAACTTGTGAAAATTGCCCAGGAAATAAAAGATGAAAAACTCTACAATAAACTTGCGTGGATTTTAAGTGAAGTTACGGAAGAAGAGGCAAAAATTAAGGAAAAAGTTAACACTCTAAAGGTCATACTCTCCTCAGATTTGATACCAGAAAGAGTAGAATCTGTAAAGATTATCAAAAGTCCATACCCCTACGTTTATGACCTTACAGTTGAAGGTTCTCACAGCTTCATAGCAAATGGCTTTGTAGTCCACAATACTGCTGCAGCAGTTAGGGATGAGTTCACGGGAGGATGGGTTTTGGAGGCGGGAGCTTTAGTCCTTGCAGATGGGGGTTATGCTCTAATCGACGAGCTCGACAAGATGAGCGACAGGGATAGGAGCGTGATACATGAAGCCTTAGAACAACAGACAATAAGCATTTCAAAAGCAGGGATTACGGCAACTCTAAACGCTAGAACTACAGTCATTGCGGCTGCAAATCCGAAACAGGGAAGATTTAATAGAATGAAAAATCCATTCGAGCAAATTGACCTTCCCCCTACACTTCTAAGTAGATTTGACCTAATATTTGTGTTAATTGATGAGCCCGATGACAAAATTGACAGTGAAGTTGCCAGACACATCTTAAGGGTCAGAAGGGGAGAAAGTGAAGTCGTGGCCCCAAAAATACCTCATGAAATTCTAAGGAAGTACATCGCTTATGCAAGGAAGAATATTCATCCCGTTATAAGTGAAGAAGCTATGGAAGAGATAGAGAAGTACTATGTGAGAATGAGAAAGAGTGTAAAGAAGACAAAGGGAGAAGAAGAGGGGATACCACCAATCCCAATAACAGCTAGACAGCTCGAGGCCCTCATTAGATTAAGCGAAGCTCATGCAAGGATGAGGCTAAGCCCAATAGTAACAAGGGAAGATGCAAGAGAAGCAATAAAACTGATGGAATACACGCTAAAGCAAATTGCAATGGATGAGACCGGGCAAATTGACGTGACAATTCTAGAATTAGGTCAGAGCGCAAGAAAGCTCAGTAAAATAGAGAAAATACTGGATATCATTGAAAAGCTTCAGAAGACCAGCGAAAGAGGCGCCCACGTTAATGATATCTTAGAAGAAGCAAAGAAAGCAGGAATAGAGAAGCAGGAAGCAAGAGAAATCCTTGAAAAACTTTTGGAGAAGGGTCAAATATATATGCCAGAGAGTGGTTACTACAAAACCGTCTGA
- a CDS encoding ATP/GTP-binding protein: MIIAFLGTAGSGKTTLTGAFGRYLEENYRVAYVNLDTGVENLPYKPDIDVRDFITVRDLMKEGYGPNGAIVESYDRLLTRVEHYINKILELEKSNDYVLIDTPGQMETFIFHEFGVKLMNNLPYPLVVYLSDPEILKRPHDYCFVRFFSLLIDLRLGATTVPALNKVDLLSEKEFERHKKYFEDIEYLTTKLKFDVSTQGLLAYKMCQVFPELSPPVRVLYLSAKTGVGFEDLETLAYEHYCTCGDLT, translated from the coding sequence ATGATAATAGCATTTTTAGGAACCGCGGGAAGTGGGAAAACTACTCTAACTGGAGCATTTGGAAGATACTTAGAGGAAAACTACAGAGTAGCTTACGTTAACTTGGATACAGGAGTCGAAAATCTTCCATATAAGCCTGATATAGATGTAAGAGATTTTATAACAGTCAGAGATTTAATGAAAGAAGGATATGGACCAAATGGAGCAATAGTCGAAAGCTATGATAGGCTATTGACAAGAGTGGAACATTACATAAACAAAATTTTGGAGTTGGAGAAGTCCAATGACTATGTTTTAATCGATACTCCTGGACAGATGGAGACTTTTATTTTCCATGAATTTGGAGTCAAACTAATGAACAACTTACCATATCCTTTAGTTGTTTACCTTTCCGATCCAGAAATCCTCAAGAGACCTCACGACTACTGTTTCGTAAGATTTTTCTCTCTCCTAATAGACCTAAGACTAGGAGCAACAACAGTGCCAGCATTAAATAAGGTAGACCTTTTATCTGAAAAAGAATTTGAAAGACATAAAAAGTATTTTGAAGATATAGAGTACCTAACTACGAAGCTAAAATTTGATGTCTCAACTCAAGGACTTTTAGCTTATAAAATGTGTCAAGTCTTCCCCGAACTTTCTCCTCCAGTAAGGGTTTTGTACCTCTCAGCAAAGACAGGAGTAGGATTTGAAGACCTTGAAACTTTAGCGTATGAACATTATTGTACATGCGGCGACCTCACTTAG
- a CDS encoding cell wall-binding repeat-containing protein yields the protein MKKAIVFMTVISFLLLIPPVLGEEQPRYDLILVRNDELIDYLITLPYSHSFNIPILPINPKELNEVTKAQLYSYIQLGRTRLLIVGNVNAISLEVEKELENMGFIVTRIGGADRTETAEKLALHFYPNGSKTVILASALDYGSTLAAAELAVEYNYPLLLTWESQLSPSALRGLEELNAKIVVLVGFGINETVENTLKELGYETYWIGRSIEPPPFYTQTSTTPQPQESKYSFLKGVLITLVVSAPIFFYLGRKVRTQQNEILNLLNEKEKAVLRAILEHGGEIKQEDLPELVGYSRPTISKVIQELENKGLIKREKSGKTFVVKIERKIKLD from the coding sequence GTGAAAAAGGCAATTGTCTTTATGACAGTAATATCATTTCTCCTTCTAATTCCACCAGTATTAGGAGAGGAACAGCCTAGATACGATTTAATTCTTGTTCGAAATGATGAGCTTATTGACTATCTCATTACACTACCATATTCACACTCCTTTAACATTCCAATTCTACCAATTAATCCAAAAGAGCTTAATGAAGTCACAAAAGCCCAATTATACTCTTATATTCAATTAGGGAGAACGAGACTTCTAATAGTTGGAAACGTTAATGCAATTAGTCTAGAAGTTGAAAAAGAATTAGAAAACATGGGGTTCATTGTAACCCGAATAGGGGGGGCAGATAGAACAGAAACTGCAGAAAAACTTGCTTTGCACTTTTATCCAAATGGGAGTAAGACAGTTATACTTGCAAGCGCTTTGGATTATGGTTCTACTCTTGCCGCAGCTGAGTTGGCAGTGGAATATAACTATCCCCTCCTTCTGACCTGGGAAAGTCAACTTTCTCCAAGTGCCTTAAGAGGACTAGAAGAACTTAATGCAAAGATAGTTGTTTTAGTTGGATTTGGAATAAATGAAACTGTTGAAAATACTCTAAAGGAGCTAGGATACGAAACTTATTGGATTGGGAGAAGCATAGAGCCACCCCCATTCTACACCCAAACCTCAACAACTCCTCAGCCCCAAGAAAGTAAATACTCATTCCTAAAGGGAGTTCTAATAACCCTAGTTGTATCAGCTCCAATATTCTTCTACCTGGGAAGAAAAGTTAGGACCCAACAAAATGAAATCTTAAATCTCCTAAATGAAAAAGAAAAGGCTGTATTAAGAGCTATTTTAGAGCATGGAGGGGAAATCAAACAAGAGGATCTTCCAGAATTAGTTGGCTATTCTAGACCTACAATAAGCAAGGTAATACAAGAACTTGAAAATAAGGGTCTCATTAAGAGAGAAAAGAGTGGAAAGACTTTCGTAGTCAAAATTGAGCGGAAAATCAAGCTTGACTAA